The genomic window ATCGAGATCGACGAGGCGTGCATCGAGCTCATCGCGCTGCGCCAGCCGGCGGCCGTCGATCTCCGCTTCATCGCCGCGGCGATGAAGATCAACACGGACATGGAGCGGATCGGAGACCAGGCGATCAACATCGCGGAGCGGGCGGATTCGCTTCTCGCCGTCCCGACGCTCAAACCGCTGATCGACATCCCGCGGATGGCCGATATCGCGCAGGAGATGCTGAAAGCTTCGCTCGACGCCTTCGTCAACGGCGACGACGAACTGGCGTACCGGACGATCCTTCGGGACGACACCCTGGACCAGCTCAAGGACCAGATATTCCGCGAGCTCCTGATCTTCATGATGTCCGACCCGACCACCATCCCGCGGGCCATGGACCTGATCCTCGTCTCCCGCCACCTCGAGCGGATCGGCGACCACGCCACCAACATCTGCGAGGACGTGATCTTCATGGTCAAGGGGAAGGACGTGCGGCACCAGGGGCCGCTGGCGTAGGGAGGCGCCCGGAGACCTCGAATGGCAAAAATCGCCGCCATCGACATGGGGTCCAACGCGATCCGGTTCTATGCGGTGGAGACGGCGGGGGACTCCTCCTACCGTGTCCTCGAAAACGTGCGGGAGCCGATCCGCCTGGGCGGCGACGTGTTCCTGACGGGGACCATCCGCGAGGAGAACATCCGGAAGGCCGAGGCGGCCTTCCGGCGGTTCCGGCAGCTCCTGAGGGCGCACGGGGTGCAGACCGTTCGGGCGGTAGCGACTTGCGCCACACGGGAAGCGTCCAACGCCGACCTGTTGCTCAGCCGCCTCGAACGCGCCTCCGGCATCCGCGTCGAAGTCATCAACGGCGACGAGGAGGCCCGGCTGATTGCCCTCGCCGTCGGGAAGAAGATCTCTCTGGGGAAAAAGAGCGCGCTCATCGTCGACCTCGGGGGCGGATCGGTGGAGATCACCTTCGTCGAGAACGGCCGGATCACCTTGACGGACTCCCATAACTTCGGCGCGGTCCGGCTGCTGGACATGCTGTCCTCCGCCGAGGAAGACCTCCGCAGCGCGGGGCAGTTGCTGAACGAATATATGGAATTGATCAGCCGGAAGCTTTCACGGCGGGGAGACGGGAAGAGGGCCACCCTGTTCATCGCCACCGGAGGGAACGTCGAGTCGATCGCGGCCATCCCCGGGATGCATGCGGAGCCGCACCCCGACTACCCGGACACCGTACGCATCAAGGCCGGGAACCTCCGAAGGCTGATGGAGGAGCTCTCCGGAATGTCGCTGAAAAGCCGGATGGAGCGGTTCGGCCTCCGGGAGGACCGGGCCGATGTCATCCTCCCCGCCTGTTTTGTATATCACCGGATCGCCGAGCTGAACGGCTCCGAGGAGATCCTCGTCCCCCGAGTGAGCCTGAAGGACGGCGTCATCCAGGAGATCCTCGAGCAGGGAAAGGGGGCCGAGCACCTGCTGGACCTCCGGGAGCAGGTGGGCGTGTCGTGCCGCGAACTGATGGCCCGGTACAAGCTGGACCAGAAACACGCGGAGAAGGTCGCGGATCTCGTCCTGAGCCTCTTCGACCAGACGGAACAACTCCACGGCCTGGGAAAGCAGGAGCGGATCTACCTCGAGGCGGCGGCGCTCCTGCACGACATCGGATACTTCATCAGCATGCAGAAGCACCACAAGCACAGCCACTACATCATCTCCAACTCCGGGATCGTGGGTCTCTCTCCCCTGGAACGCCTTGTCGTCGCGGGGATCGCCCGGTACCACCGGAAGGCGACCCCCGGCGCGAACCACCCCGAACTCGAGGCCCTCCCCAAGCGCGAACGCGACGTCGTCCGGGCCCTCTCCTCCATGCTTCGGATCGCCGATGCGCTCGACAAGGAGCATGCCGGGGCGATCCGGAACATCGACTGCCGGCTCCAGGACGGGTCGCTCGTCCTCCGGGCCGCCAGCAAGAAATCGTGCCGTCTGGAGGCCCTCAGCATCATGAGCAACGCGTCGATGTTCCGGGAACATTTCGGCGTCGATGTGCGACTGACCATCGAGCCGGAAGGATGACCGCATGACGATGCAACCCCTCGTGAACGACACCCCGGGAAAGCTGATCGCCGTCGAGGGACTCGACGGGTCCGGCAAATCGACCCAGGTGTATCTTCTCAAGCGGTGGCTGGATCTTTCCGGGTACAAGGTCTTCTTCACCGAGTGGAACTCCTCCTCGATCGTCCGTGAGGCCACACGGAAAGGGAAGAGGCGGAACCTCCTCACGTCGACCACCTTCTCCCTCATCCACTGCACCGACTTCGCCGACCGGTACGAGCGCAACATCCTCCCGATGCTCAAGGCGGGGTTCATCGTGCTGGCGGACCGCTACAAGTTCACCGCGCTCGCCCGCGACACCGTACGGGGGTGCTCCCAGGAGTGGGTCGAGCAGCTTTACAGCTTTGCGTTCCAGCCGGACATCACGTTCTACTTTTCCCTTCCGCTGCGCACGGCGCTCGACCGGATCCTGAGCGGCCGGCCGGCCCTCAAGTACCACGAGGCGGGGATGGACCTGGGGCTATCGCCCGACCCGGTGAAGAGCTTCAAGATCTTCCAGGGGAGAATCCACAAAACGTACGAGCTCCTCGCGAAAAAACACGGCTTCACCCGGATCTCCTCCGACCGCCCGGTCGAGGCGATCCAGGAGGAGGTTCGCGGGGCCCTTCGCGACCGGATCGACCTGGCGCACTACAAGGCCGTCACAAGGTGGATCGTCCGATGATCCCATCGGCACGTTTCCGTTTCTACGGGGAAGGGATCCCCGGGGTGAACCTGGCGGACCTCAAGGGGAGGCTCATCGTCCTCGAGGGGCCGGACGCGTCCGGACGGAGCACGCAGATCGCGCTGCTCACCGACTGGCTGGAACGGCGCGGCCACGCCGTGGAGCACGTGGGGCTGAATCGGTCCACGCTGGTTTCCGGCGAGCTGGGGAAGGCGAAGGAGGGAAACGTCCTCTCCCCCCGGACGCTGTCGCTGTTCTACGCCACCGACTTCGCCGACCAGCTCGAGAACCGGATCCTCCCGGCGTTGCGGGCGGGGTTCATCGTGCTCGCCGACCGGTACATCTACACCTTGATGGCGCGGGACATCGTCCGGGGAGCGGACCTTGCGTGGCTGCAGTCGGTGTACAGCATCGCCCTCGTTCCCGATCTCGTGATGTACCTCCGCGTGACGCCCCAGAAGCTCCTCGAACGGTACATCTACCGCGGACGGGAGCTCGATTACTGGGAATCGGGGATGGATATCGGCTACAACCGCTCCTGGTACGACTCGTTCATCCGGTACCAGACGGAACTTCACCGTTCGTTCATGCGCCTCCAGGCCATGTACGGATTCGTCCCCGTGAACGGGATGAGGACCCCTCGCGCCGTCACCCGGGAGCTGCAGACCAGGATCGAGGCCGTGATCGGTCCAACCGCGTAAGTGTTGATGATTCGAATCCCCAAGGAGGACCGGACCATGCCGCCAGCGAAGAGAAACCCGTCGAAAGAAAAGTCGAAACCCGCAGCGCCGCGAAACATCGCGGCGGTCCTGGGGCACAAACCGTCCCGGAAAGGGGCCCGGGAAATGCTGCTGATCGAGACGCGCCGGCTTCGCGCGATGTTCTCGGAGATCGCGGAGCATTACGTGGCGAACACGGAAGGGAGGATCGCCTCCGTCATCGATGCCATCGAGGCAAGGACGCTTCCGGCCAAAAAGATCGACGGAATGCTGAAAGCCGTGCGCGGCCTGACCGTCAAGCCGCAAAAAGGGCGGCGCAAGGACTTGCCCCGCATCGAAAAGACGGTGGAAACCTTGCAAAAGGCGCTGGAGGAGTAGGAGGCGCGCCTTGGAGGCGGCGGCGTTCCTGGCGGAGACGGGGCGGGCGCGGACCGACCTGTTCCGGATGCGCCTGGGGCGGGCCGCCGCCGACCCCGCCTCGGAAGAAGCCATCCACGACCTCCGGGTCTCCATCCGGAGGGTTCTCGCCTGGATCGCCGTGAGGGAGGCGCTGCTCGGGCCGAATCGGGATCTCCGGGCGGCCCGTTCCTCGCTGAAGGCGCTCATGTCCCCCCTCGGGAAACTGCGCGATGCGCACGTGAAACGCGACTTGATCCGAACGATCCTGCCGAAAGGGGACGAGCCGTCCTACCTTTACGCCGTCCTCGTGGCAAGCGATGTCCGACGTTGGGAGGAAAGGGTCCGGAGACTCCTCGGAAGGAAGAGCGCCCGCCGGATCCGTGTTCCCCTGCCGATGGCCCGAATCGGTAGGGAAACCGGAGCCGACGCGTCCGTTGCGGGGTTGCGGCATCTATCGATGCTGGGGCGGGCCGTGCGGAAACACCGGAAGGACGCCCTCGACCCGTCGAACCCGGTTGCGCTCCACCGGATGCGGCTGTCGTTCAAGAAGTACCGGTACGCGTGGGAACTCCTCGAACCCCTCCTCCCCCGCGCGGCGCGGAACGGCGCGAAGCGGCTGCACGACTTCCAGACCCTCCTCGGGACGATCCACGACTGCGACGTGATTCTCGCGGGGGTCCGCACCTTCCGGGACGGGTGCCTGGGGGAAAAAGCGGAGTGCGCCCTGGAGACCGCCGTCCGCTCCCTGCGATCGGAGAAATTCCGCGATTTCCTGCGGATCGCGGCGCCAATGGTAGGATGAATCCCTGTTTTCCCTTTGCCCGTCTAACGGATGAAATGGTAGATTCGGTAACGACATCCGACCACGGAGGGATTCCATGAG from Deltaproteobacteria bacterium includes these protein-coding regions:
- a CDS encoding Ppx/GppA family phosphatase, which produces MAKIAAIDMGSNAIRFYAVETAGDSSYRVLENVREPIRLGGDVFLTGTIREENIRKAEAAFRRFRQLLRAHGVQTVRAVATCATREASNADLLLSRLERASGIRVEVINGDEEARLIALAVGKKISLGKKSALIVDLGGGSVEITFVENGRITLTDSHNFGAVRLLDMLSSAEEDLRSAGQLLNEYMELISRKLSRRGDGKRATLFIATGGNVESIAAIPGMHAEPHPDYPDTVRIKAGNLRRLMEELSGMSLKSRMERFGLREDRADVILPACFVYHRIAELNGSEEILVPRVSLKDGVIQEILEQGKGAEHLLDLREQVGVSCRELMARYKLDQKHAEKVADLVLSLFDQTEQLHGLGKQERIYLEAAALLHDIGYFISMQKHHKHSHYIISNSGIVGLSPLERLVVAGIARYHRKATPGANHPELEALPKRERDVVRALSSMLRIADALDKEHAGAIRNIDCRLQDGSLVLRAASKKSCRLEALSIMSNASMFREHFGVDVRLTIEPEG
- the phoU gene encoding phosphate signaling complex protein PhoU, with protein sequence IEIDEACIELIALRQPAAVDLRFIAAAMKINTDMERIGDQAINIAERADSLLAVPTLKPLIDIPRMADIAQEMLKASLDAFVNGDDELAYRTILRDDTLDQLKDQIFRELLIFMMSDPTTIPRAMDLILVSRHLERIGDHATNICEDVIFMVKGKDVRHQGPLA
- a CDS encoding CHAD domain-containing protein, whose amino-acid sequence is MEAAAFLAETGRARTDLFRMRLGRAAADPASEEAIHDLRVSIRRVLAWIAVREALLGPNRDLRAARSSLKALMSPLGKLRDAHVKRDLIRTILPKGDEPSYLYAVLVASDVRRWEERVRRLLGRKSARRIRVPLPMARIGRETGADASVAGLRHLSMLGRAVRKHRKDALDPSNPVALHRMRLSFKKYRYAWELLEPLLPRAARNGAKRLHDFQTLLGTIHDCDVILAGVRTFRDGCLGEKAECALETAVRSLRSEKFRDFLRIAAPMVG
- the tmk gene encoding dTMP kinase encodes the protein MTMQPLVNDTPGKLIAVEGLDGSGKSTQVYLLKRWLDLSGYKVFFTEWNSSSIVREATRKGKRRNLLTSTTFSLIHCTDFADRYERNILPMLKAGFIVLADRYKFTALARDTVRGCSQEWVEQLYSFAFQPDITFYFSLPLRTALDRILSGRPALKYHEAGMDLGLSPDPVKSFKIFQGRIHKTYELLAKKHGFTRISSDRPVEAIQEEVRGALRDRIDLAHYKAVTRWIVR
- a CDS encoding thymidylate kinase, giving the protein MIPSARFRFYGEGIPGVNLADLKGRLIVLEGPDASGRSTQIALLTDWLERRGHAVEHVGLNRSTLVSGELGKAKEGNVLSPRTLSLFYATDFADQLENRILPALRAGFIVLADRYIYTLMARDIVRGADLAWLQSVYSIALVPDLVMYLRVTPQKLLERYIYRGRELDYWESGMDIGYNRSWYDSFIRYQTELHRSFMRLQAMYGFVPVNGMRTPRAVTRELQTRIEAVIGPTA